From the Colletotrichum lupini chromosome 10, complete sequence genome, one window contains:
- a CDS encoding cytochrome P450: MVNAPRFWEPRLLVQPSFLFNARNLVSKGLKLNRAFRILTDIGVITVVPSEFANEIRTDSRLSYPQVITENFHARFPGFEGFREGTTDAALSRDIARKHLTHSLDKVTGALAEECAAALKDHFPDGKDWTEINLRDHVLKLVARLSSRVFLGEEITRNDDWIKVTTEYTTDAYIAAKILRLWPAKLRPLVHWILPCCIKLRRHVFKARSIIIAAIERRRLVKEAAIKSGKPIPIFNDVIEWLEQDTKDTTSDYDPVVAQLILSQAAIHTTTDLLTQAILEIAATPEIVEPLRDEINDAANRLGWSKAAFHEMKLLDSVLKESQRRKPLAMTFMHRLVLEDTTPSNGDTIPKGSVIGVSADKLWDPKVHENPERFDGYRFVRMRESGDSKVANQAHLVSTSPNHLAFGYGKHACAGRFFAAHESKMALLNILLRYD; encoded by the exons ATGGTAAACGCTCCCAGATTCTGGGAGCCTCGGTTGTTGGTCCAGCCATCATTTCTCTTCAATGCGAGAAACCTCGTGTCCAAAGGCTTGAAACTGAATCGAGCGTTCCGCATCCTGACCGATATAGGCGTCATCACAGTGGTTCCCTCAGAGTTTGCGAATGAAATTCGGACAGACTCGCGGCTAAGTTATCCACAAGTAATTACTGAG AATTTCCATGCTCGGTTCCCCGGCTTCGAAGGTTTCCGGGAAGGCACAACCGATGCGGCACTCAGTCGCGATATTGCCAGAAAGCATCTCACACACTCTTTAG ACAAAGTTACAGGAGCTCTAGCAGAGGAATGCGCGGCTGCATTGAAAGATCACTTCCCAGATGGAAAAG ACTGGACAGAGATCAATCTCCGTGACCATGTCCTGAAGCTTGTAGCACGTCTTTCCTCTCGCGTCTTCCTAGGAGAAGAGATCACGAGGAATGACGATTGGATAAAAGTCACCACTGAATACACAACCGATGCTTATATTGCGGCCAAAATCCTTCGTTTATGGCCGGCCAAGCTTCGCCCGTTGGTTCACTGGATACTGCCATGTTGTATCAAGCTCCGCCGACATGTTTTCAAGGCGAGGAGTATTATCATAGCTGCCATTGAGCGGCGTCGCCTGGTAAAAGAAGCGGCTATCAAGTCTGGCAAGCCTATTCCAATTTTCAACGACGTGATTGAGTGGCTTGAACAAGATACCAAAGACACTACAAGCGATTACGATCCTGTTGTTGCGCAACTCATTTTGTCACAAGCCGCAATTCACACCACAACAGACTTGCTCACCCAAGCCATTCTTGAGATTGCAGCCACTCCGGAAATCGTCGAACCTTTACGAGATGAGATCAATGACGCCGCTAATAGATTGGGATGGAGCAAGGCGGCGTTTCACGAGATGAAGCTCCTTGATAGCGTGCTGAAGGAGAGCCAACGCCGGAAGCCCCTTGCCATGA CGTTCATGCATAGGCTTGTCTTGGAAGACACAACTCCATCTAATGGCGACACAATACCCAAGGGCAGCGTCATTGGTGTTTCTGCGGACAAGCTATGGGATCCGAAAGTGCATGAAAACCCTGAGAGATTCGATGGTTATCGTTTTGTCCGCATGCGAGAGAGCGGTGATAGTAAGGTCGCAAATCAGGCGCATCTTGTGAGCACAAGCCCGAATCATCTTGCGTTTGGCTACGGGAAGCACGCGTGTGCTGGCCGCTTTTTCGCCGCACACGAATCCAAGATGGCGCTCTTAAACATTTTGCTGAGATACGACTAG
- a CDS encoding cytochrome P450 monooxygenase: protein MLVKSYPSGAAVNGSLFVTFLITFLLITFSVPASKSFIRLAGVLALASLTYALQLASSEWIANPHWRSAIVPLLWIQFMSASELVLVRRWDGSWEPDARTKSIAGFAPSSASPAARTYESLMLLWKLRRIGTRWQVRNVPGLQQRSPHPPESRVAFILKRSLKILVAYQVLSLMTQAPPPDPNFVGRDKQALAFQGLVRLSQADITFRIIGTLSFWACTALINLLMFEIACLGFVVVFLCKVEDCPPLYGDFSSASTIRGFWGTTWHQCLRSGLTGHADVIEHHIFPFRQRLVSRYLRIFISFFISGLIHHTSDMAMGMTAENAGAFTFFLLQPIGIIAEDAIQAISKQVPLCRSASRVRVFVGYLWVLVFLAWSTPTWFYPQQRLGLDASGLLPFHPNLLKQWNLHSNFH from the exons ATGCTCGTCAAATCTTACCCGAGTGGTGCGGCAGTCAATGGGTCGTTATTTGTTACGTTCTTGATTACATTTCTGCTCATCACTTTCTCCGTTCCTGCGTCAAAGTCCTTCATCCGGCTGGCCGGAGTCTTGGCTCTCGCGAGCTTGACTTACGCGCTCCAGCTCGCGTCTAGTGAGTGGATCGCCAATCCTCACTGGCGTTCCGCGATCGTTCCACTTTTATGGATTCAGTTCATGAGTGCTTCTGAGCTTGTCCTAGTCAGAAGGTGGGATGGCAGCTGGGAACCGGATGCCCGCACCAAGAGCATAGCTGGGTTCGCCCCATCTTCCGCCTCTCCCGCGGCCCGAACGTACGAATCTCTAATGCTGCTTTGGAAGCTCAGACGAATCGGCACGAGGTGGCAGGTCAGAAATGTTCCTGGATTACAACAACGGTCTCCACACCCCCCAGAGAGCCGGGTCGCATTCATCTTGAAACGATCTCTCAAGATCCTGGTTGCCTACCAGGTGCTTAGCCTCATGACGCAGGCCCCGCCTCCGGACCCGAATTTTGTCGGTCGCGACAAACAAGCGCTGGCGTTTCAGGGTCTCGTCAGGCTGTCGCAAGCGGACATCACCTTTCGCATCATTGGGACCCTGTCGTTCTGGGCCTGCACGGCTCTCATAAACCTACTCATGTTCGAAATTGCTTGCCTCGGATTCGTTGTCGTTTTTCTATGCAAGGTCGAGGACTGTCCTCCACTCTATGGGGATTTCTCATCTGCCTCAACCATTAGGGGCTTCTGGGG AACCACATGGCATCAATGTCTGCGTAGTGGGCTCACAGGCCATGCCGATGTCATTGAACACCACATTTTCCCATTCCGGCAAAGACTGGTTTCTAGATACCTTCGTATCTTTATCTCTTTCTTCATTTCTGGTCTGATTCATCATACTTCTGACATGGCAATGGGAATGACAGCAGAGAACGCCGGTGCTTTTACCTTCTTCTTGTTGCAGCCGATTGGAATCATCGCTGAAGATGCTATCCAGGCTATCTCAAAACAAGTGCCATTGTGTCGTTCGGCGTCTAGAGTTCGGGTCTTTGTCGGATACCTATGGGTTCTTGTGTTCCTTGCCTGGTCGACCCCAACGTGGTTCTATCCCCAGCAAAGGCTCGGATTGGATGCATCCGGACTTCTGCCATTTCATCCGAATTTGTTGAAGCAGTGGAATCTCCACTCCAATTTTCACTAG
- a CDS encoding cytochrome P450 monooxygenase: MIKHLYHAASIVLQSPIPALILLTSTLLYYIYLKGFPRPLTGIPYNESALKSFLGDLPAFQHARNHGKGFTVWMRDLAQKHRSPMVQVFLGPFTPPCVVLFDYRESYDIVARRTKEFDRCRRDAETMSTILPEHHLSMVSTDARFKGNKDLVKDLMAPGFLNEVSAPEIYSKALSLIELWSVKSKWAAGRPFEAHHDLQNAALDIIMSAAFGETSNGGVLRQHILQETGYRPFLVPTDLKEPACFKSLGLPTEYQPTVDITHFMGRVVTSPFPKQFAWLLKTFTSVSSVFVKKDYFIRSQIQKAVASLSDKWLQGEKAAKSALDFIVLREVTAAKKSGRKPSFTSKRLEDELLGYIVAGHETSASILSWAVKFLADNQKQQHTLRKHLQAVYPAAVKEKRQPSVTELTKVAAPYLDAFLEEILRLSRTASILTREAVTDAIVMGKFVPKGTTIFIFTQGASYVQPSLSVDEQVRSRTSQEAKRVPDWLSDDVGKFCPGRWLVPKTGASGFSGERVGKEDSWTLSDFDFDPQAGPILTFGGGPRGCFGRRLAYLELRMVLALLVWNFVFKPCADNLSTYELRESITVEPKDCYVNLQTSDNM, from the exons ATGATCAAACACCTCTATCATGCGGCTTCTATCGTGCTGCAGTCACCCATCCCGGCGTTGATACTTCTCACCTCTACGCTTCTCTATTACATCTACTTGAAAGGCTTCCCAAGACCTCTCACTGGGATTCCATACAACGAGAGCGCTCTGAAAAGCTTCTTGGGTGACCTCCCTGCTTTCCAGCATGCAAGAAACCACGGGAAAGGCTTTACTGTGTGGATGCGCGACCTGGCCCAGAAACATAGGTCACCAATGGTTCAGGTCTTTCTGGGCCCATTTACGCCGCCATGTGTAGTTCTGTTTGACTATCGTGAAAGTTACGACATTGTAGCACGGCGAACAAAGGAGTTCGACCGTTGCCGAAGGGATGCAGAAACTATGTCGACCATTTTACCTGAGCATCATCTTTCGATGGTGTCAACTGACGCCAGGTTCAAAGGCAACAAGGACTTGGTGAAGGATTTGATGGCCCCAGGATTCTTAAACGAG GTTTCTGCGCCCGAGATTTATAGCAAAGCGCTATCTCTCATAGAGCTGTGGAGTGTGAAGAGCAAATGGGCCGCAGGCCGTCCGTTCGAAGCCCATCACGATCTCCAGAACGCTGCTTTAGACATCATCATGTCTGCTGCATTTGGCGAGACAAGCAATGGCGGTGTTCTCCGGCAGCACATACTCCAGGAAACTGGCTATAGGCCCTTCCTAGTGCCAACAGATCTGAAAGAGCCCGCATGCTTCAAGAGTCTTGGGCTACCTACTGAGTACCAGCCTACTGTTGATATCACCCACTTTATGGGCAGAGTTGTCACGTCGCCCTTCCCAAAACAGTTTGCATGGCTGTTGAAGACTTTTACGAGTGTGAGCAGTGTATTTGTGAAGAAGGACTACTTCATCAGGAGCCAGATTCAAAAGGCAGTAGCATCGCTGAGCGACAAATGGCTCCAAGGAGAGAAGGCAGCCAAATCAGCTTTAGACTTCATCGTCCTGCGAGAAGTGACAGCAGCCAAGAAGTCTGGACGCAAACCCTCATTCACTTCAAAGAGATTGGAAGACGAG TTGCTTGGATACATCGTCGCGGGTCATGAAACCTCTGCGTCCATCTTATCTTGGGCTGTGAAGTTTCTAGCCGACAATCAGAAACAACAGCATACATTGCGCAAACACCTCCAGGCAGTTTATCCAGCTGCTGTCAAAGAGAAGAGACAGCCAAGTGTAACCGAACTCACAAAGGTTGCAGCTCCGTATCTTGATGCCTTCCTGGAAGAGATTTTACGACTCTCACGGACAGCTTCAATTCTAACACGCGAGGCTGTTACTGATGCTATCGTGATGGGGAAGTTCGTGCCGAAAGGTACCACAATCTTCATCTTCACACAAGGGGCGAGCTACGTTCAGCCTTCTCTGAGCGTTGACGAACAGGTCAGAAGTAGAACTTCGCAAGAAGCCAAGCGAGTCCCAGACTGGCTTTCCGACGATGTAGGAAAGTTCTGTCCTGGGCGCTGGCTTGTACCGAAGACGGGAGCGAGCGGGTTCAGCGGAGAACGCGTCGGAAAAGAAGATAGCTGGACTTTATCTGACTTTGATTTTGATCCCCAAGCCGGGCCAATCTTGACATTTGGCGGTGGACCAAGAGGATGTTTTGGTAGACGTCTCGCCTATCTTGAGTTGCGCATGGTTCTTGCGTTGCTTGTGTGGAATTTCGTTTTCAAGCCATGCGCCGACAACCTTAGCACCTATGAGCTCAGGGAGAGCATAACTGTAGAACCCAAGGATTGCTACGTCAACCTTCAGACTTCAGATAACATGTAG
- a CDS encoding ergosterol biosynthesis ERG4/ERG24 family protein has translation MESLDVPLAPESTFVRMRKGYSRSRLQLEPAQRPTWGRSSRGSWIRSVGSLLLVMLAPTLVISTTVAISAFQGSLSDFLKAALQDGLISVVWSNWPCFSLKSTGVFALWVLFQGILFRYLPGPIHDGQRSPAGHLLTYRTNGLNAWFVTHAFAAALCYFGLLDPAFIPKNWGGLVLTMNAAGLLLSVLAFIKAHFRPTHADDRKFSGSIFYDFYMGIEHNPRLWGDFDLKLFTNGRPGIIAWTLIDLSNIAYQYEIHGRIDPNIVLVTILHAVYVLDFFVNESWYLRTIDIAHDHFGFYLAWGSFVWLPSMYTIQTQFLGLYPTRTSTFHQVAIFSVGVAGYIIFRAVNSQKDRVRRSNGDCYIWGNPAKVLVASYKTSDGQSHQSLLICSGWWGWSRHANYFGDLLLSTAMCALVGSSKCLIWFYAMFMTILLVHRCIRDEARCSAKYGPVWEDYCRTVPWRIVPGIW, from the exons ATGGAGTCTCTAGATGTTCCCTTGGCGCCTGAGTCTACTTTCGTGAGGATGAGAAAAGGTTACTCCCGATCTCGGCTTCAGCTTGAGCCCGCACAACGGCCAACATGGGGTAGATCAAGTCGAGGATCCTGGATACGCTCAGTCGGCTCACTGCTTCTTGTGATGCTTGCGCCGACCTTGGTCATCTCCACGACCGTAGCTATTTCTGCATTCCAAGGCTCTCTGTCCGACTTTCTGAAGGCTGCTTTGCAAGATGGATTGATTTCTGTCGTATGGTCAAATTGGCCATGCTTCAGTCTCAAGTCCACTGGAGTGTTTGCACTCTGGGTCCTCTTTCAAGGCATCCTGTTTCGATATTTGCCAGGCCCAATACACGACGGCCAGAGAAGTCCTGCCGGCCATCTATTGACCTATCGTACCAATGGGCTCAATGCCTGGTTCGTGACCCATGCATTTGCCGCTGCGCTTTGCTATTTCGGCCTCTTGGATCCTGCCTTCATCCCGAAGAACTGGGGTGGCCTGGTCCTCACAATGAATGCTGCTGGTCTCTTGCTTTCTGTCTTGGCCTTTATCAAAGCGCACTTCAGGCCAACCCATGCGGATGACCGAAAGTTCAGTG GATCCATATTTTATGACTTTTACATGGGGATTGAGCATAACCCAAGACTTTGGGGCGACTTTGACCTGAAACTGTTCACCAATGGCAGACCGGGCATAATTGCATGGACACTCAT CGATTTGTCCAACATCGCATATCAGTACGAGATCCACGGACGGATCGATCCCAACATTGTTCTTGTCACCATTCTGCACGCAGTATACGTCCTTGACTTCTTCGTTAATGAGTCCTGGTACTTGCGCACCATTGACATTGCTCACGACCACTTCGGCTTCTACCTCGCTTGGGGGTCCTTTGTCTGGCTCCCTAGCATGTATACCATTCAAACCCAATTTCTTGGGCTCTACCCAACAAGAACCTCAACTTTTCACCAGGTCGCCATATTCTCTGTCGGAGTTGCCGGGTACATCATCTTCCGGGCCGTCAACAGCCAAAAGGACAGGGTTCGTCGTTCTAACGGTGATTGCTACATTTGGGGGAATCCGGCAAAGGTCTTGGTAGCATCTTACAAGACTTCGGACGGCCAGAGTCATCAGAGCCTTCTTATTTGCAGTGGTTGGTGGGGCTGGTCGCGTCATGCCAACTACTTTGGAGACTTGCTTCTCAGTACAGCGATGTGCGCTTTAGTGGGATCTTCAAAGTGCTTGATATGGTTCTATGCGATGTTCATGACAATCTTGCTCGTACACCGATGCATTCGGGATGAGGCAAGATGCTCGGCCAAGTATGGGCCGGTTTGGGAGGACTACTGCAGAACTGTTCCGTGGCGAATCGTACCTGGAATTTGGTGA
- a CDS encoding short-chain dehydrogenase/reductase — protein MAPTQGIVFDALKTDFGEVGAWARYGQSKLAVILYARELAKRQTKIKVCVVDPGFVDTNWAQSWKSSSYILEALYPLMRMASSSVENGVQNQLWASVHPDVKSGVYYLPVGKLAVGKGNLANQKLAQRLWEWTETELEGMD, from the coding sequence ATGGCTCCGACGCAGGGCATTGTCTTTGATGCTCTCAAAACAGACTTTGGTGAAGTTGGTGCATGGGCAAGATACGGTCAGAGCAAACTCGCGGTCATTTTGTATGCCCGGGAATTGGCGAAGAGACAAACCAAGATCAAGGTCTGTGTCGTTGATCCAGGCTTTGTAGATACGAACTGGGCACAGTCTTGGAAATCATCAAGCTACATACTTGAAGCGTTGTATCCCCTTATGAGAATGGCATCAAGCAGTGTGGAGAATGGAGTTCAAAATCAGTTGTGGGCATCAGTTCACCCAGATGTCAAGAGCGGAGTATATTATCTTCCCGTGGGAAAACTGGCCGTGGGAAAGGGAAACCTGGCAAACCAAAAGCTGGCACAAAGGCTATGGGAGTGGACGGAGACAGAGCTGGAGGGGATGGACTGA
- a CDS encoding short-chain dehydrogenase/reductase: MSSLLWPRAKPAFNRSELLPSIKGKVILVTGGTSGLGRQAVLEYARYDPEKIWLAARNAAAAERTIKEIQDEAPNASIEFIYLELTLIASIRKAARIIRLKLSRLDILMLNAGIVAAPPGLTEDGYEIQFASESNPSLYY, encoded by the exons ATGAGTTCCCTTCTATGGCCCAGGGCGAAACCTGCCTTCAACCGCTCCGAGCTTTTGCCTTCGATTAAGGGCAAAGTCATTCTGGTTACTGGAGGAACAAGTGGCCTGGGGCGACAGGCAGTACTGGAATACGCGCGTTATGATCCCGAGAAGATATGGCTTGCTGCACGAAATGCCGCCGCTGCAGAGAGGACCATCAAGGAAATTCAGGACGAGGCTCCAAATGCATCCATCGAGTTCATTTATCTGGAGCTCACTTTAATTGCATCGATTCGAAAGGCGGCTCGTATTATTCGCCTGAAATTAAGCCGACTAGACATTCTTATGCTGAACGCTGGAATCGTCGCAGCACCACCCGGACTGACTGAGGACGGCTACGAAATACAGTTCG CTTCTGAGTCCAACCCTTCTCTATACTACTGA
- a CDS encoding biphenyl-2,3-diol 1,2-dioxygenase 2, which produces MDQDFSQKKGLVKSPKRVGHVVFKTNQFRVMVDFYVSFLGCIVAFENEALSILRFDDEDDHHRVAIVELPGLKTAEPQATGLEHVAFCYSTLADLLSTYQTHKANGITPYWCVNHGPTTSLYYKDPDGNGVELLVDNFDTIQEANDFMASSLFVENPIGTEFDPDDVVRRLEQGESESALKRRVEIGPRKAFGC; this is translated from the coding sequence ATGGATCAGGATTTTAGCCAAAAGAAAGGGCTCGTCAAGAGCCCGAAACGAGTGGGACATGTCGTCTTTAAGACCAACCAGTTTCGTGTAATGGTAGACTTCTACGTCAGTTTCTTGGGCTGCATTGTGGCTTTCGAAAATGAGGCTCTGTCCATTCTACGCTTCGATGACGAAGACGATCACCATCGCGTTGCGATTGTTGAGCTTCCCGGCTTGAAGACTGCCGAACCGCAAGCGACAGGCTTGGAACATGTCGCCTTCTGTTACTCGACGCTGGCTGATCTTCTGTCTACTTACCAGACGCACAAGGCCAATGGCATTACTCCTTATTGGTGTGTCAACCATGGCCCGACCACAAGTCTTTATTACAAAGACCCAGACGGCAACGGCGTCGAACTCCTTGTAGACAACTTTGACACAATTCAAGAAGCAAACGATTTTATGGCATCATCTCTTTTCGTAGAGAACCCCATTGGCACCGAGTTTGATCCGGACGATGTTGTCAGGAGATTGGAACAAGGAGAGAGCGAGAGTGCACTGAAGCGAAGGGTCGAGATAGGACCACGGAAAGCGTTTGGATGCTGA
- a CDS encoding DEAD/DEAH box helicase: MATPTKPPAKGSGKKQQPKVLKRDSRLEKRKQQQQTIEQLERAVADFDPKSEYTSFSELPLCETTRKGLEKSHFETLTDIQSRAVPLALKGSDILGAAKTGSGKTLAFIIPVLEKLYRAQWTEFDGLGALIISPTRELAAQIFEVLRKVGRYHNFSAGLVIGGKSLKEEAERLSKMNILVCTPGRMLQHLDQTAGFDVDNLQILVLDEADRIMDMGFQHAVDALVDHLPSTRQTLLFSATQSKKISDLARLSLKDPEYVSVHEESTPKNLQQHYIVTPLHEKLDTLFGFIKANLKSKIIVFFSSGKQVRFAYEGMRHLQPGVPLLHLLGKQKQLQRMEITKRFADANASVLFATDVVARGVDFPAVDWVVQVDCPEDVDTYIHRVGRTARYERDGKAVLFLEPSEEAGMLKRLELKKVPINKITVKESKKKSIKDQLQSMCFSNPDLKYLGQKAFISYVRSIYLQKDKEVFKFNKLDLDAYAASLGLPGAPQIKMRKGEDVKKVKNAPRKGMSSDEDEEDSDDAAAAGPKKPKKPEVRTKYDRMFERTNQDVLSGHYTKLVANGDEVTGDTTDPAAAAPAGADGEEEEDFLSVKRVLNDSELDAESNLAPGAKPKVISYGGQDFIVDSKRREKALQSKKKMLKFKGRGEKLVFDEDGNAHQIYELQNEDDFEKEGPAEALRQKFVEGEAARVKEADVDDKLAAKGRLKEKRLKRKQREAEERGEGVPKSAEGPQVAGGDDGDEDPLALLRSLPIAGEGGGEYSGSEDERPKKKTKKWFQDDSDEEREKKKKAKKGGKVLEIDHEPETLEDLEALASGLLN, from the exons ATGGCGACTCCCACGAAGCCTCCCGCAAAGGGATCAGGGAAGAAGCAGCAGCCCAAGGTCCTCAAGAGAGATTCGCGCCTCGAAAAGAgaaagcaacagcagcaaacAATCGAGCAGCTCGAGAGGGCCGTAGCCGACTTT GACCCCAAGAGCGAATACACCAGCTTCTCCGAACTTCCCCTCTGCGAAACGACCCGAAAGGGCCTTGAGAAATCGCACTTTGAGACCCTCACCGATATCCAGTCCCGCGCCGTACCCCTCGCCCTCAAAGGAAGCGACATCCTCGGCGCCGCCAAGACGGGCAGTGGCAAGACCCTCGCCTTCATTATACCCGTCCTCGAGAAGCTCTACCGTGCGCAATGGACAGAGTTCGACGGCCTCGGCGCCCTCATCATCTCCCCGACCCGCGAGCTCGCCGCCCAGATCTTTGAGGTCCTCCGCAAGGTCGGCCGCTACCACAACTTTTCCGCCGGTCTTGTCATTGGAGGCAAGAGTTTGAAGGAGGAGGCTGAGCGTCTGTCAAAAATGAACATCCTCGTCTGCACGCCCGGTCGCATGTTGCAGCACCTCGACCAGACGGCCGGTTTCGACGTCGATAACCTCCAGATCCTCGTGCTCGACGAGGCGGATCGCATCATGGACATGGGCTTCCAACACGCCGTCGACGCCTTGGTGGACCACCTCCCCTCTACGAGACAGACCCTGCTCTTCAGCGCGACGCAGAGCAAAAAGATCTCCGACCTCGCGCGCCTGAGTCTCAAGGACCCCGAATACGTCTCCGTTCACGAGGAATCCACGCCCAAGAACCTGCAGCAGCACTACATCGTCACTCCCCTCCACGAGAAGCTCGACACCCTCTTCGGCTTCATCAAGGCCAACCTCAAGAGCAAAATCatcgtcttcttctcctcagGCAAGCAGGTCCGCTTCGCCTACGAAGGCATGCGACACCTCCAGCCGGGTGTGCCCCTCCTCCACCTCCTCGGCAAGCAAAAGCAGCTCCAGCGCATGGAAATCACAAAGCGCTTCGCCGACGCAAACGCATCCGTCCTCTTCGCCACCGACGTCGTCGCGCGCGGCGTAGACTTCCCAGCCGTCGACTGGGTCGTCCAGGTCGACTGCCCCGAAGACGTCGACACATACATCCACCGCGTCGGTCGTACTGCCCGGTACGAGCGCGACGGCAAAGCCGTCCTCTTCCTCGAGCCCAGCGAGGAGGCCGGCATGCTCAAGCGCCTCGAGCTCAAGAAGGTACCCATCAACAAAATCACCGTCAAGGAgagcaagaagaagagcatCAAGGACCAGCTCCAGAGCATGTGCTTCTCCAACCCGGACCTCAAGTACCTCGGCCAAAAGGCCTTTATCAGCTACGTTCGCTCCATCTACCTGCAAAAGGACAAGGAGGTCTTCAAGTTCAACAAACTCGACCTCGACGCCTACGCCGCGAGTCTCGGCCTCCCCGGTGCGCCGCAGATCAAGATGCGCAAGGGCGAGGACGTCAAAAAGGTCAAGAACGCGCCCCGCAAGGGCATGTCCTCGGACGAAGACGAGGAGGACTCGGACgacgcggcggcggcgggacCCAAGAAGCCCAAGAAGCCCGAGGTCAGGACAAAGTACGACCGCATGTTCGAGCGCACGAACCAGGACGTCCTCTCAGGCCACTACACCAAGCTCGTAGCCAACGGCGACGAAGTCACCGGCGACACAACCGACCCCGCCGCAGCAGCACCCGCCGGCGCAGAcggcgaagaagaagaagacttCCTCTCCGTAAAACGCGTCCTCAACGACTCCGAGCTCGACGCCGAATCCAACCTCGCACCCGGCGCCAAACCAAAGGTGATATCCTACGGCGGCCAAGACTTCATCGTCGACTCCAAGCGCCGCGAAAAGGCCCTCCAGTCCAAGAAGAAGATGCTCAAGTTCAAAGGCCGCGGCGAGAAGCTCGTCTTTGACGAGGACGGCAACGCGCACCAAATCTACGAGCTGCAAAACGAAGACGACTTCGAAAAGGAGGGGCCCGCGGAGGCGCTCCGGCAAAAGTTCGTCGAGGGCGAGGCGGCGCGCGTCAAGGAGGCCGACGTGGACGATAAGCTTGCCGCCAAGGGACGGCTCAAGGAGAAGAGGCTTAAGAGGAAGCAGAGGGAGGCCGAGGAGCGCGGGGAGGGTGTGCCGAAGAGCGCCGAGGGACCGCAGGTCGCCGGTGGTGACGACGGGGATGAAGATCCGTTGGCGCTGTTGCGGTCGTTGCCGATTGCGGGTGAGGGCGGCGGCGAGTACAGCGGTAGCGAAGACGAGAGGCCAAAGAAGAAGACCAAGAAGTGGTTTCAGGATGACTCCGATGAGGAgagggagaagaagaagaaggccaagaagGGCGGCAAGGTGCTCGAGATTGACCACGAGCCCGAGACGTTGGAGGACCTCGAGGCATTGGCCTCGGGCTTGTTGAATTAA